The following coding sequences are from one Triticum aestivum cultivar Chinese Spring chromosome 5A, IWGSC CS RefSeq v2.1, whole genome shotgun sequence window:
- the LOC123102265 gene encoding uncharacterized protein translates to MTMGASSSNRIHIDWVQMFSPASPGRDDDVCFDSPPSAAGKGRAKGNASARSSPGEGFVSPPPAPAKGKGRRDAEAEGEFSGRSDDGLRRDIADLSGEELRLQITCVRSTHPAFGGLIEQEKREGRKRLLRLLEEEARRRGMGTNSAKDGGASYRDPRSDAYLLDVDDSEAERAHRYHLKLSPIRSTKKNYGGLGVVARRSLKQPGRMRPIPEDKMYSSKTSPSTLSGHKQRVRAVDPKEHDREKRRQIQSNFFSNPANRWNVQHGDSSVSYSRKVNDVVLVDDEDAQSDESVDCRVPEEWNYSKIYYPSRDDPEAVELTSSDIKCLDLGVYLSSPVINYYIQYIKRDKFQREAARNNFHMFNTYFYSKLQEALFGKGEFVKLRRWWKGVNIFQRGYIILPIHGTAHWSLVIICIPAKESNSGPIVLHLDSLGMHPTDDIYRTVRRFLEEEWKHLRKNPPSDISISDTIWEDLPRNIHKENVDVPGQNNAYDCGIFMLYYIQRFIIEAPENFTRDRLVMFSRSWFRSEEASNLRNKIRKLLLKEFESARVDDVMSEAATADGSDDDCFMKEGESEAPTADGSHEDCVMMEGESEAVIPEAATADGSDDVKTGAATSDGSDEILWKGKSEAVASRDSDLMVVGGGDTFEGTPWSTRKSDGRNRVCVLSEEATLPGSAVKDDEYTMKSDLDSSESEEVVEFLPSDNDNDNDNEEVMHRGTGPDLFYCDDSCDSEAEEVTGAWKRRSRTMKRPDRAGDVQIIEDRKPRARLELCRMT, encoded by the exons aTGACGATGGGGGCGTCGTCGTCGAATAGGATCCATATCGACTGGGTACAGATGTTCAGCCCCGCCTCCCCCGGCCGCGACGATGACGTCTGCTTCGACTCCCCTCCCTCGGCGGCCGGGAAGGGGAGGGCCAAGGGGAATGCGTCCGCCCGTTCCTCCCCCGGCGAGGGATTCGtctcccctcccccggcgccggccaaggggaaggggaggagggatGCGGAGGCGGAGGGGGAGTTCTCGGGGAGATCGGATGACGGGCTGCGGCGGGACATCGCGGATTTGTCGGGCGAGGAGCTGCGGCTTCAGATCACGTGCGTCCGCAGCACGCACCCCGCGTTCGGAGGCCTAATCGAGCAGGAGAAGAGGGAAGGCCGCAAACGCCTCCTCCGGCTGCTCGAGGAGGAGGCGCGGCGCCGGGGGATGGGTACGAACAGCGCCAAG GATGGCGGTGCTTCCTACCGGGATCCTCGTTCTGATGCTTACTTACTTG ATGTCGATGATTCGGAGGCGGAGCGTGCTCACAGATACCATCTGAAGTTATCTCCCATCCGCTCGACAAAGAAAAACTACGGAGGG CTAGGTGTGGTTGCACGGAGAAGTTTGAAGCAACCTGGACGAATGAGACCTATACCAGAGGATAAGATGTACTCAAGCAAAACAtctccatctactttatctgggcATAAACAGAGAGTCCGTGCCGTTGATCCAAAGGAACATGATAGAGAAAAGCGTCGGCAGATTCAAAGCAACTTTTTCAGCAATCCTGCAAATAG GTGGAATGTACAGCATGGAGATTCATCTGTTTCATATTCTCGAAAG GTTAATGATGTGGTTCTCGTGGATGACGAAGATGCGCAATCTGATGAATCAGTAGACTGTCGGGTGCCAGAGGAATG GAACTACTCAAAAATTTACTATCCATCAAG AGATGATCCAGAAGCTGTAGAGCTCACCAGTTCGGATATCAAATGCCTTGATCTTGGAGTATATTTGTCGTCCCCTGTAATAAACTACTACATTCA ATACATCAAAAGAGACAAATTTCAACGTGAAGCTGCCAGAAACAATTTCCACATGTTTAACACATATTTTTACAGCAAGCTTCAAGAAGCATTATTTGGGAAG GGCGAGTTCGTGAAGTTGAGAAGATGGTGGAAAGGTGTCAATATATTTCAGAGAGGATACATTATACTGCCAATCCATGGAAC GGCACACTGGAGCCTGGTGATTATCTGCATTCCTGCAAAAGAGAGTAATTCAGGACCAATCGTACTTCATCTGGACTCCTTAGGGATGCATCCTACTGATGACATTTATCGTACAGTTAGGAG ATTCCTTGAAGAGGAATGGAAGCATTTAAGGAAGAACCCTCCTTCTGACATTTCTATTTCAGACACAATATGGGAGGATCTTCCAAGGAATATACACAAGGAAAATGTTGAC GTTCCAGGGCAGAACAATGCATATGATTGTGGCATCTTCATGCTTTACTATATTCAACggtttataattgaagcaccagaAAATTTCACAAGAGATAGACTTGTCATG TTTAGTCGCAGTTGGTTTAGATCTGAAGAGGCTTCTAATTTAAGAAACAAGATAAGGAAACTACTGCTGAAAGAGTTTGAAAGTGCGAGGGTTGATGATGTTATGTCTGAGGCAGCTACAGCTGATGGCTCTGATGATGACTGTTTCATGAAGGAAGGAGAATCAGAGGCACCTACAGCTGATGGCTCTCATGAAGACTGTGTGATGATGGAGGGAGAATCAGAGGCGGTTATACCTGAGGCAGCTACAGCTGATGGCTCTGATGATGTTAAGACAGGGGCAGCAACATCTGATGGCTCTGATGAAATCTTATGGAAAGGAAAATCAGAAGCAGTTGCATCTCGTGACAGTGATTTAATGGTGGTAGGAGGTGGAGACACATTTGAGGGAACACCTTGGAGCACCCGCAAAAGTGATGGAAGGAACAGAGTATGTGTTCTTTCTGAAGAGGCTACATTGCCTGGTAGCGCGGTGAAGGACGATGAATATACGATGAAATCAGATCTTGACAGCTCAGAAAGTGAAGAAGTTGTTGAGTTCTTACCTTCTGACAATGACAATGACAATGACAATGAAGAGGTCATGCATAGAGGAACAGGGCCGGATTTATTTTATTGTGATGACAGCTGTGACAGTGAAGCAGAAGAGGTCACAGGTGCTTGGAAGCGAAGATCAAGAACAATGAAGAGGCCAGACAGAGCCGGTGATGTGCAGATCATAGAAGATAGAAAGCCAAGAGCTAGATTGGAACTCTGCCGCATGACGTGA